Proteins from a genomic interval of Megalodesulfovibrio gigas DSM 1382 = ATCC 19364:
- a CDS encoding glycosyltransferase — protein sequence MIRVAWMVPNTPGWIGGLNYFVNLGTALMQLPERRIQPVLLGSTEGLPEPLASFPAVPYPVPGSRLLGRLWRELDQRLLHDGHYLARHLQRQGIRLLSHGVVLGRRSPVPAACWLPDFQHHHLPHLFAAEDLKRRLDTEAAVAEHAQAIIFSSEDARQDYLKMHPQTASKTQVLRFVAHAPPAPADPAAVLAAHGIREPFFHVPNQLWAHKNHAVVVEALTLLARDDHRPPPLVISTGSVQDYRNPEFFDSLTQRLEAAGLSERFRFLGLIPYPDVAVLMRQAVALINPSLFEGWSTTVEEAKSLGKRLLLSNLNVHREQAPERGVFFDPHSPAELAALMRQTLDAHSPDEEASAQARAAAALPGRMQEYALAYEEIVLRVTGASPR from the coding sequence ATGATCCGCGTGGCCTGGATGGTCCCCAACACCCCGGGATGGATTGGCGGCCTCAATTACTTCGTCAACCTGGGCACCGCCCTGATGCAGCTGCCCGAGCGCCGCATCCAGCCTGTGCTGCTGGGCAGCACCGAGGGCCTGCCCGAGCCGCTGGCCAGTTTTCCCGCCGTGCCGTATCCTGTGCCCGGTTCCCGTCTGCTGGGTCGCCTGTGGCGGGAGTTGGATCAACGACTGCTGCATGACGGCCATTACCTGGCCCGTCATCTGCAGCGCCAGGGCATCCGGCTGTTGTCGCATGGGGTGGTGCTGGGCCGGCGTTCTCCCGTGCCGGCGGCATGCTGGCTGCCGGACTTTCAACACCACCACCTGCCGCATTTGTTCGCGGCCGAGGATCTCAAGCGCCGCCTGGACACGGAAGCCGCCGTGGCCGAGCATGCCCAGGCCATCATCTTCAGCAGCGAGGACGCCCGCCAGGACTATCTGAAGATGCACCCGCAGACGGCCTCCAAAACCCAGGTGCTGCGCTTCGTGGCCCATGCGCCCCCAGCCCCGGCCGATCCCGCCGCGGTGCTGGCCGCCCACGGCATCCGCGAACCGTTCTTCCATGTGCCCAACCAGCTGTGGGCGCACAAGAATCACGCCGTGGTGGTGGAGGCCCTGACCCTGCTGGCCCGGGATGACCACCGCCCCCCGCCGTTGGTGATCAGCACCGGTTCCGTGCAGGACTATCGCAATCCGGAATTCTTCGATTCCCTCACGCAACGCCTGGAGGCCGCCGGCCTGTCCGAGCGGTTCCGCTTTCTGGGCCTCATCCCCTATCCGGACGTGGCCGTGCTCATGCGGCAGGCCGTGGCCCTGATCAACCCGTCCTTGTTTGAGGGTTGGAGCACCACCGTGGAGGAGGCCAAGAGCCTGGGCAAGCGGCTGCTGCTCTCCAACCTGAACGTGCACCGGGAACAGGCCCCGGAACGCGGGGTGTTTTTTGATCCGCACTCCCCGGCCGAGCTGGCCGCCCTCATGCGGCAGACTCTGGACGCCCATAGCCCGGACGAGGAAGCCAGCGCCCAGGCACGCGCCGCGGCCGCCCTGCCCGGTCGCATGCAGGAATACGCCCTGGCTTACGAGGAAATTGTGCTGCGCGTGACGGGCGCTTCCCCTCGCTGA
- a CDS encoding O-methyltransferase — protein MNLLDTTAIRRSLSAVRTAIAGRLARQSRPSTLATQATQAAQADTAPQPLTAADLALRDAVAILADQSGYRRTLESKRPTAADGSPLPWYTYPAIEYFNQLDARGLRIFEYGCGNSSLYWSRKGAEVWSVEHDPAWHAAMVAQSAGLKGLALRETREAYAAAVHEPGATFDMIVVDGIWRPACAAQALQALAPHGVILLDNSDWYTDVAALLRQNGFFPIDFNGFGPCNPYCWTTSLFLPFRSPLTARLQSPVPIGGIAVQQGENW, from the coding sequence TTGAATCTATTGGATACCACCGCCATCCGGCGCAGCTTGAGCGCAGTCAGGACCGCCATTGCCGGCCGCCTGGCCCGCCAATCCCGCCCTTCCACCCTGGCCACCCAGGCCACCCAGGCCGCCCAGGCAGACACCGCGCCGCAGCCGCTCACCGCGGCGGATCTGGCCCTGCGCGACGCCGTCGCCATCCTGGCAGACCAGAGCGGCTACCGTCGCACCCTGGAGAGCAAGCGCCCCACCGCGGCAGACGGCTCCCCGCTGCCCTGGTACACCTATCCGGCCATTGAATACTTCAATCAGCTTGATGCCCGGGGCCTCAGGATTTTTGAATACGGGTGCGGCAATTCCTCGCTGTACTGGTCGCGCAAGGGGGCCGAGGTCTGGAGCGTGGAGCACGACCCGGCCTGGCACGCCGCCATGGTCGCCCAGTCCGCCGGCCTCAAGGGCCTGGCCCTGCGCGAAACCCGCGAGGCCTACGCCGCCGCCGTGCACGAGCCGGGCGCGACATTCGATATGATCGTGGTGGACGGCATCTGGCGGCCGGCCTGCGCCGCCCAGGCCCTGCAGGCCCTGGCGCCCCATGGCGTCATCCTGCTGGACAATTCGGACTGGTACACGGACGTGGCGGCCCTCCTGCGGCAGAACGGATTCTTCCCCATTGATTTCAATGGCTTTGGCCCATGCAATCCCTACTGCTGGACAACATCCCTGTTCCTGCCGTTCCGTTCTCCGCTGACGGCGCGGTTGCAGTCTCCCGTGCCCATCGGCGGCATTGCCGTGCAACAAGGCGAAAATTGGTGA
- a CDS encoding class I SAM-dependent methyltransferase, protein MSALPPPNSMTWEEAVAWLRNQPDADALVRACFFDDPLLQAAERFRDSSEWRAVRALLPAPGPGHAALDMGAGRGIASYALAADGWQVTALEPDPSPLVGAGAIAALARESGLPIVIEQQMGERMPFADASFHVVHARQVLHHARNLEQFCAELFRVLRPGGTFIATREHVVDNDADLAAFLATHPLHRFYGGENAFPLPRYVQALQAAGFALTHVLSPYESDINIYPTTVADVRRQLARRWHLPSPRLVPLWLLRHRSRRLTDPGRLYTFVGRRP, encoded by the coding sequence ATGAGCGCCCTGCCGCCCCCCAACAGCATGACCTGGGAAGAAGCCGTGGCCTGGCTGCGCAACCAGCCCGACGCCGACGCCCTGGTGCGGGCCTGTTTTTTTGACGATCCCCTGTTGCAGGCTGCCGAACGATTCCGGGACAGTTCGGAATGGCGGGCCGTGCGGGCGCTGCTGCCCGCGCCGGGCCCGGGGCATGCCGCCCTGGACATGGGCGCAGGCCGGGGCATTGCCTCCTACGCCCTGGCCGCGGACGGCTGGCAGGTAACGGCCCTGGAGCCGGATCCCAGCCCGCTGGTGGGCGCAGGGGCCATCGCCGCCCTGGCCCGGGAATCCGGGCTGCCCATCGTCATTGAGCAGCAGATGGGCGAGCGCATGCCCTTTGCAGACGCCAGTTTCCACGTGGTCCATGCCCGGCAGGTGCTGCACCATGCCCGGAATCTGGAACAATTCTGCGCCGAACTCTTCCGCGTCCTCAGGCCCGGCGGAACCTTCATCGCCACGCGCGAACACGTGGTGGACAACGACGCCGATCTGGCCGCCTTCCTGGCCACCCATCCCCTGCACCGCTTCTATGGCGGGGAGAACGCCTTTCCCCTGCCGCGCTATGTGCAGGCCCTGCAGGCCGCGGGCTTTGCGCTGACGCACGTGCTTTCGCCCTACGAGTCCGATATCAATATCTATCCGACCACTGTCGCAGACGTCCGACGGCAACTGGCCCGCCGCTGGCATCTGCCCAGCCCTCGCCTTGTGCCCCTGTGGCTGCTGCGCCACCGCAGCAGGCGGCTGACCGATCCCGGCAGGCTCTATACCTTTGTGGGAAGACGGCCATGA
- a CDS encoding acyltransferase: MKALFSRLAAALGRSRTPDPDVILRQYCTAHPTARFFPTAQIINNTMKPEDVILGAHTYVRGELMTFGHGGRVVLGDYCYVGEGARIWSALSIVIGDRVLISHNVNIFDCDTHPIDDPAARHRQFADIITTGHPRQLQLNEKPVVIEDDVLICCQCIILPGVTIGQGAVVGAGAVVTKDVPPMTLVAGNPARIIRPLNPLNPGATDT, translated from the coding sequence ATGAAAGCACTCTTCTCCCGTCTGGCCGCTGCGCTTGGCCGTTCCCGCACGCCAGACCCTGACGTCATTCTGCGGCAATACTGCACCGCCCATCCCACGGCCCGGTTTTTTCCCACGGCGCAGATCATCAACAACACCATGAAGCCCGAGGATGTGATCCTGGGCGCGCATACGTATGTCCGGGGTGAGCTGATGACCTTCGGCCACGGCGGGCGCGTGGTGTTGGGGGATTATTGCTATGTGGGCGAGGGCGCGCGCATCTGGTCCGCCCTGTCCATCGTCATCGGCGACCGGGTGTTGATCTCCCACAACGTGAACATCTTCGACTGCGACACGCACCCCATCGACGATCCCGCCGCCCGGCACCGGCAGTTTGCGGACATCATCACCACCGGCCATCCCAGGCAATTGCAGCTCAACGAAAAGCCGGTGGTCATCGAAGATGACGTGCTCATCTGCTGCCAGTGCATCATCCTGCCCGGCGTGACCATCGGCCAGGGCGCGGTGGTGGGCGCGGGGGCGGTGGTCACCAAAGACGTGCCCCCCATGACCCTGGTGGCCGGCAATCCCGCCCGCATCATCCGTCCCCTGAATCCCCTGAATCCGGGAGCCACCGACACATGA
- the asnB gene encoding asparagine synthase (glutamine-hydrolyzing): MCGILGILQRTADIPELDRNVLDTLHHRGPDGRGLHRAPHVALGHTRLSIIDLSNAAGQPMQWADGRYTIVFNGEIYNYLELRAALLDAGARFATASDTEVILAAYHAWGRGCVERFRGMFAFALWDAQDRTLFMARDRCGERPLFYCRTPQRVCFASELKALLPLLPPQHGRPALDPAVVDMYLHYQYVPEPWTLLRGVHKLPAAHTLTLTPDCWDAEPVRYWDVERTTAPPALASDTPADMPGILDCIRRTLDDAVQMTLRSDVPVGVALSGGIDSGAVAVLAQRHYPEPMHAFCVGYPGRPAYDERAQARALAETLGMRFHEVELPVDQFLDFFPELVRIMDEPVADPAAFGHYSVPRAAQDLGIKVLLTGIGGDELFWGYDWVARAVVLNQQLQAHPPGSLLRRLLGQRPVAALVARLAASARTPAAVRNQATALLQTHLVESPADQPLLYATLDDFRAAFRFKQAYAGPALLDLMARQPDNPFHPTAIGPRHGPDLPAACIRLLFDTWLTSNCLTLGDRVSMGASVEARLPFLDVTLIETVMALRSRVPDHALGQKAWLRAALKGILPDDVLTRPKAGFRPPVHEWLTSVVARHGHLLGQGVLVRAGILDADAASRAARELPQQGWPGLFFAYKLVLLEMWWQELVA; encoded by the coding sequence ATGTGTGGAATTCTAGGTATCTTGCAGCGGACGGCCGACATTCCCGAGTTGGACCGCAATGTCCTGGACACCCTGCACCATCGCGGGCCGGACGGCCGCGGCCTGCACCGCGCCCCCCATGTGGCCCTGGGGCACACGCGGCTGTCCATCATCGACCTGTCCAACGCTGCCGGGCAGCCCATGCAGTGGGCCGATGGCCGCTACACCATCGTGTTCAACGGCGAGATCTATAATTATCTGGAGCTGCGCGCCGCGCTGCTGGACGCGGGCGCACGGTTCGCCACCGCCTCGGATACGGAAGTCATCCTGGCCGCCTATCACGCCTGGGGCCGGGGCTGCGTGGAGCGCTTCCGCGGCATGTTCGCCTTTGCCCTGTGGGACGCCCAGGACCGGACCCTGTTCATGGCCCGGGATCGCTGTGGCGAGCGGCCGTTGTTCTATTGCCGCACCCCGCAGCGGGTCTGCTTTGCCTCGGAACTCAAGGCGCTGCTGCCGCTGCTGCCCCCGCAGCACGGGCGTCCGGCGCTGGATCCGGCCGTGGTGGACATGTACCTGCACTATCAGTACGTGCCCGAGCCCTGGACCCTGCTGCGCGGCGTGCACAAGCTCCCCGCCGCCCACACCCTGACCCTGACGCCAGACTGCTGGGACGCCGAACCCGTGCGCTACTGGGATGTGGAACGCACCACCGCGCCGCCCGCCCTGGCTTCCGACACGCCTGCGGATATGCCGGGCATCCTGGACTGCATCCGCCGGACCCTGGACGACGCCGTGCAAATGACCCTGCGTTCCGATGTGCCCGTGGGCGTGGCCTTGTCCGGGGGCATCGATTCCGGCGCGGTGGCTGTCCTGGCGCAGCGGCACTATCCCGAGCCCATGCACGCCTTCTGCGTGGGCTACCCCGGCCGGCCGGCCTACGACGAACGCGCCCAGGCCCGGGCGCTGGCGGAAACACTGGGCATGCGGTTTCATGAAGTGGAACTGCCCGTGGATCAGTTTCTGGATTTCTTCCCCGAACTGGTGCGCATCATGGATGAGCCCGTGGCGGATCCGGCCGCCTTTGGGCATTATTCCGTGCCCAGGGCCGCGCAGGATCTGGGCATCAAGGTGCTGCTCACCGGCATTGGCGGGGATGAATTGTTCTGGGGATACGACTGGGTGGCCCGGGCCGTTGTCCTCAATCAGCAACTGCAGGCCCATCCCCCGGGCTCTCTGCTGCGCCGGCTGCTCGGCCAGCGGCCCGTTGCCGCGCTGGTGGCCCGGCTGGCTGCCTCCGCCCGCACGCCGGCCGCGGTGCGCAACCAAGCCACGGCCCTGCTGCAGACGCATCTGGTCGAGTCCCCGGCCGACCAGCCCCTGTTGTACGCCACCCTGGACGACTTCCGCGCCGCCTTCCGCTTCAAGCAGGCATACGCCGGCCCGGCCCTGCTCGACCTGATGGCCCGGCAGCCGGACAATCCCTTCCACCCCACGGCCATCGGCCCACGTCACGGCCCGGACCTGCCCGCGGCCTGCATCCGGCTGCTGTTCGACACCTGGCTGACCTCCAACTGCCTGACCCTGGGTGACCGCGTGAGCATGGGCGCCAGTGTGGAAGCCCGGCTGCCCTTCCTGGATGTGACGCTCATCGAAACGGTGATGGCCCTGCGCAGCCGCGTGCCGGATCATGCCCTGGGGCAAAAGGCCTGGCTGCGGGCCGCCCTCAAGGGCATTCTGCCCGACGACGTGCTGACCCGCCCCAAGGCCGGGTTCCGGCCACCGGTGCATGAATGGCTCACCAGCGTGGTGGCGCGGCACGGGCATCTGCTGGGGCAGGGCGTGCTGGTGCGCGCCGGCATCCTGGATGCAGACGCCGCCTCCCGCGCGGCCCGGGAGCTGCCGCAACAGGGCTGGCCGGGACTGTTCTTTGCGTACAAGCTGGTGTTGCTGGAAATGTGGTGGCAGGAGCTTGTGGCATGA
- a CDS encoding glycosyltransferase family protein — protein sequence MTAAHGPDVLLYNPLSGHGHLDSWLAMFVRLLLQRGHGVQVLTPGPQALLDRLAQDGLKRHSALRLLDWDAARENPSRVRRLLKTCRTAAENYHQRTPASIPTPEMSPVRRLKKRLLQGVVPPVYGLVAPWLPPRSAWDALPPYDAQDVAAGLLDPAQAAWRIAAAVASAPRPPALVCVMYMDMFSLSPARWQAWEQLCPLSWTGVRFVPSAPERLEPYYSLQSLRGMCLLDERERDAYAAALPGLDFALLPDTTFSSLPEVEPPLVATIRARARGRRVVFLGGSIGGQKNLARWEGLIRRADPARWFFVMVGEVHAHSLNAEEAAALERLTTAPPEHFLAHAAYLDDERDFNAVIAASSVIFAVYKRFAISSNMPGKAAALERPILAASGFLMGDRVTRYGIGRAVPEDDEAAMLAALEDLAAHPVPPARFAAYRADFSQDRLADVLTAHVRQCLE from the coding sequence ATGACCGCTGCGCACGGCCCCGACGTCCTGTTGTACAATCCCCTGTCCGGGCACGGGCACCTGGATTCCTGGCTGGCCATGTTCGTCCGGCTCCTGCTGCAGCGGGGGCATGGCGTGCAGGTGCTCACCCCCGGCCCCCAGGCGTTGCTGGATCGACTGGCCCAGGACGGCCTGAAGCGGCATTCCGCCCTGCGGCTGCTGGACTGGGACGCCGCCCGGGAGAATCCTTCCCGCGTGCGGCGGCTGCTCAAGACCTGCCGTACCGCGGCGGAGAACTACCACCAGCGCACCCCCGCCAGCATCCCCACGCCGGAGATGTCCCCTGTCCGACGCCTGAAAAAGCGCCTGCTGCAGGGCGTGGTCCCGCCCGTGTACGGGCTGGTGGCCCCATGGCTGCCGCCGCGGAGCGCCTGGGACGCCCTGCCGCCCTACGATGCGCAGGACGTGGCCGCCGGTCTGCTGGACCCGGCGCAGGCCGCCTGGCGCATCGCCGCGGCCGTGGCCAGTGCCCCGCGGCCGCCGGCCCTGGTGTGCGTCATGTATATGGACATGTTTTCCCTGTCCCCGGCGCGTTGGCAGGCCTGGGAACAGTTGTGCCCCCTGTCCTGGACCGGCGTGCGCTTTGTGCCCTCCGCCCCGGAACGTCTGGAGCCATACTACTCCCTGCAATCCCTGCGGGGCATGTGCCTGTTGGACGAGCGCGAACGCGACGCCTACGCCGCCGCCCTGCCCGGCCTGGACTTCGCCTTGCTGCCAGACACCACCTTTTCCAGCCTGCCCGAGGTGGAACCGCCCCTGGTGGCGACCATCCGCGCCCGCGCCCGGGGCCGGCGCGTCGTCTTCCTGGGCGGGTCCATCGGCGGACAGAAGAATCTGGCCCGCTGGGAAGGGCTGATCCGCCGGGCAGATCCTGCCCGCTGGTTCTTCGTCATGGTCGGCGAGGTCCACGCCCATTCCCTCAACGCCGAGGAAGCCGCGGCCCTGGAGCGCCTGACCACCGCGCCCCCGGAACACTTCCTGGCCCACGCGGCCTACCTGGACGACGAGCGGGACTTCAACGCCGTCATCGCCGCTTCGTCCGTCATCTTCGCCGTGTACAAGCGCTTCGCCATCAGCAGCAACATGCCCGGCAAGGCCGCGGCGCTGGAGCGGCCCATCCTCGCGGCCTCGGGCTTTCTGATGGGCGACCGGGTCACACGCTACGGCATCGGCCGCGCCGTCCCCGAGGATGACGAAGCCGCCATGCTGGCCGCCCTGGAGGATCTGGCCGCCCATCCCGTGCCGCCGGCACGGTTTGCGGCGTATCGGGCGGATTTTTCGCAAGACCGTCTGGCCGACGTCCTGACGGCGCATGTCCGGCAGTGCCTGGAATGA
- a CDS encoding NAD-dependent epimerase/dehydratase family protein — MSILTYVTGAAGFLGRHVARQLARQGCTVAGVGFDCWQGETPDAWGVRHWQDGAVTLELLESMAAEIGAPAAIIHCAGGSSVGYSIEHPREDFLATVCSAVDVLEFARLRAPAVRVIYPSSAAVYGASGALPLHETLPPAPISPYGLHKRMVEDLCRGHGARYGVPSALVRFFSLYGNGLRKQLLWDACTKARSGGFTFFGTGEEQRDWLHVEDAARLLVLAMDHATAESPAVNGATGVGVSIREILTRLGSLLSPPLQPGFSQAAKPGDPSHLVADVARVRAWGFTPQVPLDAGLAEYVRWFDVQHQERP, encoded by the coding sequence ATGAGCATTCTGACATACGTGACCGGGGCCGCCGGCTTTCTGGGCCGGCATGTGGCCCGACAACTGGCCCGGCAGGGCTGCACCGTGGCCGGCGTCGGCTTCGACTGCTGGCAGGGAGAAACACCGGACGCCTGGGGCGTGCGACACTGGCAGGACGGCGCCGTGACGCTGGAGTTGCTGGAGTCCATGGCCGCCGAGATCGGCGCGCCCGCGGCCATCATCCATTGCGCCGGCGGCAGCAGCGTGGGCTACAGCATCGAGCATCCGCGGGAAGACTTCCTGGCCACGGTCTGTTCTGCGGTGGACGTGCTGGAATTCGCCCGGCTGCGCGCTCCGGCGGTGCGGGTCATCTACCCGTCCAGCGCGGCCGTGTACGGCGCAAGCGGGGCCCTGCCCCTGCACGAGACCCTGCCTCCCGCGCCCATTTCGCCCTACGGGCTGCACAAGCGCATGGTGGAGGACCTCTGCCGCGGCCACGGCGCGCGCTATGGCGTGCCCAGCGCCCTGGTGCGGTTCTTTTCCCTGTACGGCAATGGCCTGCGCAAGCAACTGCTGTGGGACGCCTGCACCAAGGCCAGATCCGGCGGCTTCACCTTCTTCGGCACCGGGGAAGAACAGCGCGACTGGCTGCACGTGGAGGACGCCGCCCGGCTCCTCGTCCTGGCCATGGATCACGCCACGGCCGAAAGTCCCGCGGTCAACGGCGCTACCGGGGTGGGCGTAAGCATCCGGGAGATCCTCACCCGCCTGGGGTCCCTGCTCTCGCCGCCGCTGCAGCCGGGCTTTTCCCAGGCTGCCAAGCCCGGCGATCCAAGCCATCTGGTGGCCGATGTGGCCCGCGTCCGGGCCTGGGGATTCACCCCGCAGGTGCCCCTGGATGCCGGCCTGGCCGAGTATGTGCGCTGGTTCGACGTCCAGCATCAGGAGCGCCCATGA
- a CDS encoding KpsF/GutQ family sugar-phosphate isomerase yields the protein MIYRMNYLEIGRHILTLEVEGLVAVRESLGEHFTRAAECLVACTGRLVLTGVGKSGLIAKKIASTFSSIGAPSIFLHPVEALHGDLGMVRERDLIIALSNSGETDELLCVMPELAMLGCKSIAITSNLESSLARTVDFPVPVKVPREACILNLTPTASTTAALAVGDAFAACLVQARRFGEKDFRRRHPGGALGRRLSLKLNQVMMRENLPAVHADLPLMRAIKVMDTAGFGTVFVVDDNRRLLGVLTDGDLRRKFVREALNLAAAVSESMTANPRRIMLGSSVAEAMDIMEQHAITVLPVVDEQGLLHGLVHIHDLLGRGKIAFSAL from the coding sequence ATGATATACCGCATGAATTATCTGGAAATAGGCCGGCACATCCTCACGCTGGAGGTGGAAGGGCTGGTGGCCGTCCGCGAGTCCCTGGGCGAGCACTTCACCAGGGCGGCGGAATGTCTGGTGGCCTGCACGGGCCGGCTGGTGCTCACGGGGGTGGGCAAGTCCGGGCTCATCGCCAAGAAAATTGCCTCCACCTTTTCCAGCATTGGCGCGCCGTCCATTTTTCTGCATCCTGTGGAGGCCCTGCATGGGGATTTGGGCATGGTCCGCGAGCGGGATTTGATCATCGCCCTGTCCAACTCCGGGGAAACCGACGAGCTGTTGTGTGTCATGCCGGAGCTGGCCATGCTGGGGTGCAAGAGCATCGCCATTACCAGCAATCTGGAATCCTCCCTGGCCCGGACCGTGGATTTTCCCGTGCCGGTCAAGGTGCCGCGAGAGGCGTGCATCCTGAACCTAACGCCCACGGCCAGCACCACGGCGGCCCTGGCCGTGGGGGACGCCTTTGCCGCCTGCCTGGTGCAGGCCCGGCGTTTTGGCGAAAAGGATTTCCGTCGCCGCCACCCTGGCGGGGCACTGGGACGACGCTTGTCCCTGAAGCTGAATCAGGTGATGATGCGCGAAAATCTGCCCGCCGTGCATGCGGATCTGCCCTTGATGCGGGCCATCAAGGTCATGGATACCGCCGGCTTCGGCACGGTGTTTGTGGTGGATGACAACCGCCGGCTGCTGGGCGTGCTCACGGATGGCGACCTGCGCCGTAAATTCGTGCGCGAGGCCCTCAATCTGGCGGCGGCGGTGTCCGAATCCATGACTGCCAACCCCCGGCGCATCATGCTGGGGTCCAGCGTGGCCGAGGCCATGGACATCATGGAACAACACGCCATCACCGTGCTGCCCGTGGTGGATGAACAGGGCCTGCTGCATGGGCTGGTGCACATCCACGACCTGCTCGGCCGCGGCAAGATTGCATTTTCGGCGCTGTAA
- a CDS encoding FkbM family methyltransferase, whose protein sequence is MQWYNAFRRAAASVLEQGTALVLRRNPRVRQRILDMLARRHPHELLDTMQAQPDLALLLADAPPAVREGLFTVCCAALQGRPIPETMQDAFATVSDLTWNYSQEGEELTLRRLMAAEGPGYYVEIGAYHPRRLSNTYALYRQGWRGLNIDATPGSMEAFRRLRPEDVNVEQAVSDLATPLRFHQFREPALNTFDAALADSYVAAGWERLGIREIVPCPLREILARHWPQGRPIHLMNIDVEGEEMGVLRSNDWQTYRPHWLIIEVLDTPLQALAEHPVIAFLTAQGYAPVAKLAQSVILHCRA, encoded by the coding sequence ATGCAGTGGTACAACGCTTTTCGACGGGCGGCGGCGTCCGTACTGGAACAGGGCACGGCCCTTGTGCTGCGCCGCAATCCCCGCGTGCGGCAGCGGATTCTGGACATGCTGGCCCGGCGGCACCCCCACGAACTGCTGGACACCATGCAGGCACAGCCAGATCTGGCCCTGCTGCTGGCCGACGCCCCCCCCGCCGTGCGCGAAGGCCTGTTTACGGTCTGCTGCGCCGCCCTGCAGGGCAGGCCCATTCCCGAGACCATGCAGGACGCCTTTGCCACCGTCAGCGATCTCACCTGGAATTACAGCCAGGAAGGCGAAGAGCTGACCCTGCGCCGGCTCATGGCGGCCGAAGGCCCCGGCTATTACGTGGAAATCGGCGCCTATCACCCCCGCCGGCTGTCCAACACGTATGCCCTGTACCGCCAGGGATGGCGGGGCCTGAACATCGACGCCACCCCCGGCAGTATGGAGGCCTTCCGCCGGCTGCGGCCCGAGGACGTGAACGTGGAGCAGGCGGTGTCGGACCTTGCCACGCCCCTGCGCTTTCACCAGTTCCGGGAACCGGCCCTGAACACCTTTGATGCCGCCCTGGCCGACTCCTACGTGGCCGCCGGCTGGGAACGGCTGGGCATCCGGGAAATCGTGCCCTGCCCCCTGCGCGAGATCCTGGCCCGGCACTGGCCCCAGGGCCGGCCCATCCATCTGATGAATATCGACGTGGAAGGCGAGGAAATGGGCGTGCTGCGCTCCAACGACTGGCAGACCTACCGCCCGCACTGGCTCATCATCGAGGTGCTGGATACGCCCCTGCAGGCTCTGGCGGAGCATCCCGTCATCGCCTTCCTGACGGCCCAGGGCTATGCGCCCGTGGCCAAGCTGGCGCAGTCCGTCATCCTGCACTGCCGCGCATGA